GCTTCGACATGGTGCGCAGGTGATTGAGAGCGCGGGTGAAATAGGAGGTTTTTTGGAGTCACCATCGCCAAAGGATTGTGACCTCAGACTCGAAACCTTAGGCATAGCGCGGTATGTCGGACCTGTGGAATGTTGCTTGGTGCTGCTGAATATTGGGCTTGCCAAGTTGAAAGTTAAGTTGCAAAGCAACTAGATGGCTCTGACTATTTGTCCgtcttgttgttgctgaCTAGAAGAAGTCGGCGACTACTCGACGCGGGGCCGGAGGAGCTGCAAAGAGGGGGCCCGGGATTTTCAGGATTTCAGGATATTGCGATAATTTGCCGAAGGAGGTTATGCTGCGGCCAGAAGGGATTAATGAGTGAATGGGCGGTTCGAGCGGTTGTTGGATGGGACGTAGCTAGCGATTGGGTACTGTATGGTGGTTGAAAGTGCAAAACCGAGGTATATATCTGTCTGGAGGTATATGCATTCCAAGTGAAATCAAAgaaacaaggaaaagagcCTATGGTGCTTGTGCGGCCAGGCATATCCTTCCTCCGGATAATTCGGCTGTTCCCGGTGTCCCAGAATCCTCTTTCATGAGTCATGCGCTACTAACGAACAATCTAAAAATCAACATCCTTCAGGATCTTCCCTTCAGCCTCTACGGGTAAAGCAGCTACAACTACAGTAACCCATTTCGCTCCATCTGATCCAGCTTCCCAAGCATGCAGAGTTCCTGTCTGAATCACCAGCTCACCAGCTTTAACCAAAGTGCGCCTTTCTCCGCCCTTTCCATCGGGCACCACCAAATATGCACTCCCCTCCAAAAAGACGTTGTAGTCgatagaagatgatctGTGCATTCCCACTCTGAAATTGGGGGTGAGGACAGTGACTGAGCCATTTGTACCGCCTGGGATAAATATGCCTGGAACAGCAGCCACAGCATCGGAGATGTGTTGAGAGGTGACAATGTGGGGGTTGGTAGCAGGCAGACCCATGGCAGAGTAGAGAGGTGTGAGGAAGGCGCCGCCATTAAGGACGGGAGTCAGACTGACTGTGTCGTCATGGAAGGTTACATTGTCGCCCGATTTGTCGGAGGAGTGATGGGAGGTGACGATACGGCGAAAAGTGGGGATAGAAATGGTGCTGTTGGCTGCCATACTGAATATTTGTTTGATGAAGACTCAGACGAGTGGTGTTGATGCGATTATTTGTTCTGGACTTGAATTTTTATACAAAACTTCTTCATTATCATTTCGAGGCTCGTAAACCGTATGGTAAATCCGAGGCTGAAGTAGGATCGGATTTTAGGACCCAAAACATTTGTCAGGCGCCCAAAGAACTGATGGATAACCATAAAATTGCCCGCTTTCGTCATCAATTCGGAATCCTGTGCTCGAGTTTCATTGAGCTCGGCTTTCACTTCCTGTatcatttttttctcttctacGTAAGGCAGATCCATCTTCGATTCTTCACGTACTATATCTTACGATCTCTAACCTCTACGGCCAGCAATATGTTGAAGGTCAACTTTCCCGCCGAATAATAACgcccaaaaagaagataatgCACGACCCACATCCCTCCTCTTATCTCTCGGTCCATTGAGCAGCCGAGGCAGGATTCTCGGCTCATGATTCGGACCGGTACAATCACAGCACTTCGGGCTCGTCATCCGCCATACGAAATGTGTTCGATTGCCCTCAAAACCGTGGGCTGCTTCAAAAGCACGAACAATCAGATATCGAACTCATCGCCTGACTGTATTAATcactttcatcttcgcccCAAAATACTTTCGGAATGGTCACCTCTGAAGAGCAACGGGTAAGTCCCCACCTTCAAGTGTCGGCCTTGTTTAACTCCCTGTCATAGACGATAAACAGTCTCCAAGCAAACTGGGTCTGGGTTCCCAACTGGATCGACTCCTCGTCTGACAACTCTGCCGCTCGCCTTGTCTCTTTCACCCGCTCGTTTAGCTTGTCCTCTATCCCCACTTCTGCCGTACTCTACTTCTCGGCCGATACACGGTACAAACTCCTCATCAACGGCGAGAGAGTTGTGGTTGGTCCCACAAAAGGTCATTCAAGTATTTGGTACTACGAGACATTTGATATCGCTCCgtatttgaagaaggggcagAATGATGTTGAGTTTTTGGTGATTAGGTACTTTGCGAGTTCGAGAGGGGGAATGCCCTTTGAAAGGACAACGTTTCCGGGGCTGACGGTGGTTGGAGAAGTTGGAGATGTGGATTTGAGGTCAAAAGAGGGGTGGGAGGCGGTGGTGGATCAGAGTAGGGTATATCCTACTGGTttggtggatgatgtcTTCCTTCATGTAAGTATTTCCTTATAATGTCTATGGCGTATCGTTGACATGGAACAGATCAACGAACGAGTTTCAGCTACCTCTTCCCGAACCACACCCTTGACACCCATCCCCTACTCGCTCAAAACTCTTAACGGCGAGCTGCCCCCATGGCGTCTTCGTCCGAGATCAATCCCCCTACCCGAAAGTAGCCCGATCACCGTCAACTGCATTCACGCATGCCAAAGCCCTATTCCTCCTTCCGATTGGTTCACCCTCTTCGACAGTTCAAAAcccctcattcttccaGCTGGAACGTCTCATTCTCTCGACATTCAAGCCGAAGTCCACTCTACAGCCTTCACAAAATGGAGTTTCTTCTCCGAGAAAGGTTCAGAGGTGAAATTCAGGCTGACGTACTCTGAGGGATATGAACTCGATCCGAGACAGTATCCATGGTTACGCACCAAAGGCGATCGTCTCGACTCAAAGAATGGGCACCTCCTTGGTCCTTACGATGAGGTTACCCTCCAACTCTCTCCAGGCCAGTCGGTCATTTACGAGCCTTTCTGGTTTCGGACCTTCCGCCTTATCCGACTCCAGATTGAGGTGGGAGACCAGCCAATCAAATTAATGTCATTTGAAGCTGTGCAGGTCAATTATCCGATAGGAGTCAAGGCAGAGTGGAAGGAGCCAGcgatgaaggagaatgagaagatCTGGGAAGTATCGATTAGAACTTTAAGGAATTGTATGTTTGATGGGTATTCGGACTGTCCATTTTACGAGCAGTTACAGTACGCATTGTTATCACCGTCTGCTTTTGTTTGAATTCAACGCTAACTCGTTCTTTCAAAGATATTCCGGCGACAGTCGATCTGTCGGATTATTCCACTATCTTCTTTCAGGCGACGATCGTCTCATGCGTCAAGCAATAACAAATTTTGCAGCTTCAGTCACTCCTGAAGGCCTCACCCAATCCCGTTTCCCATCACACGTCCCGCAAATCATCGccgccttctctctctACTGGATCTTACAGATATCCGACCATTACCTATACTTTGGCGATACACCTTACACCAAATCATTCGTCCCCAAGATTGATGGTGTCCTGGCATTTTTCGACTCACATATCGATGAGCTTGGGCTCGTAAGTGGGATTTCGGAGGATGTATGGCAGTATTGTGACTGGGTGACCAGCTGGTCTGCAACGGAGGATCATCCGGATAAAGGTGTACCTACCTCTGGGCGAAAATCGAATCGACATACCTACCTGAGTCTCCTCTATGCGTACGTTCTGAAGCAAGCGGCTGTGCTCCTGAGACAGGTAGGAAGAGCGGGAAATGCAATGGAGTATGAAGAGCGTGCTGAGGCTATTATCGAGGCTATCAAGAAACACTGTTACGATGGAGAGTTCTTCACAGACTCTACAGCTGATATCGCGGACGATCTTGCGTACTCCCAACACTGTCAAGTATTCGCTACCCTTGCAGGCGTTATCACTCCCTCTCAAGCATCCCAGCTCCTTACAAAAGCATTCTTCAACCCCAAGTTCTCCAAATGTTCCTATGTCATGATCTTTTACGCCCTTCGCGCCTTTGCTATCGCCGGCGACGAGACTTACCAGCGTTTCTACAAGACAATCTGGAATCcatggaggaagatgttgaaaaATAACCTTACCACctgggaggaagacgacgTTAGGCAGCGGTCAGACTGCCATGCATGGGGGAGTGTACCGGTCTATGAGTTTTGTACGGAAGTCGCTGGAATACAGCCGTTAGAACCTGGGTGTAGAAAGATCCTCTTCAAACCTCGCCTTTCTTTGAGTGACGAGTTGGAGGCAAAGATTGCGCTGGGGAAGGATAATTTGGCGGTGGTGAAGtggtgggaggaaggaggaaaaaagattGTGACGTTGGTCTTGGAGAAACCAGTGATGGTTGCGGTTCAAAAGCCGGGGGAAaagcaagaggagaatgatgagCCCATGACGAGTTTGAGATTAATTTGTAAGATTTAAATTTAATACTAGCGGTGTATAACGTGCATTTAGATTTGATTCAAAGAATCAACGTCATAAGATTGTTTCGTTCACATAAAGTGCTCGTAGCTAAAAAGAGGCAATGGTGAGCAGTTTACACGTTAGAAGCAACTTGTTGAATAGTTCAAGTTTaagcttttttttttatgtcctgaagaaaaaagttTTTGCAAGCAACTTTCATCACGAAGGATCCTTTAAATTGGTAAAGATGATCCGCGGCTGACATTTCGCAAGTTGTAAAACTCGGAACAATGTAAAAGAGCATTAATAACATGAAATTACCTGCTGCACGACTTGGAAGCAATACTGTAACCTACGAACCCTCTCCCTGCTCGCCTCACTACTTAATGCATACCAttaacctccaccttcccatcatcctcaacttctccaGCAGCACCCAAACCCTTGGAAGGTGTGAAGAAGCTCTTATAGGGCACAAGCTCGGCCGAAGGGTTGAGTTCGAGCCCAAATCCGGGTTCGTCCGTGAGGTCGATACGACCATTGTGGGGGAGGACTTCGTTGAGGAATAAGTTACCAAAAGAGGGTTCGATGGATTTTCCGTCCGGAGAGTTAGCCTGTGTAGGAAAGCTATCAGCGACGGGCAATGGAGATTATAGGAGGGTAAGACATACGATGTACTCGCAGAAATCAGAATTGGGGAAAGACATGATAGCTTGGAAGGAGTATGGACCAGAACCATGGGGAACGACGGGGATATCGTATGCAGCGGCCATCCTggcggagagagaggatagTTAGCTAGTTCATCGTCTGACTTCCGTTGATAGACTTACGCGGCAACTTTGATCAACTCGGTAAGACCACCAAGCCACATTACGTCGGGTTGGATAATGTCGACAGCGCGGTTTTCAATGAGTTTTCGGAAACCATACCTGTGAATGGTGAGAAGGTTAGCAGCTGAAAGACGATGTCTACGGCGAAAAATTAAAATAGGGGAAGGATAGAAAGAATGTACATACTTGGAATACTCATGTTCGCCAGTGGTGAATTTGACATAAGGAAGAGcttccttgagcttgacaTGCCCGTCGAAGTCATCAGGATGAAgaacctcttcccaccagTTAATCTCGACGCCGGCTTTCTCACAAGCCTGCAAGGTTTTCATTAGCTAACCTTAAAATGGAGGagctggtggagaagaagaggaactTACTTTGATCAGCGCAATAGTATAAGGCACATCCAGACTCATATAACAGTCTACCTGCACAGGATAATCCGGCCCGACCGCCTCCTTACAGGCCTTCAAATATTGCACATTCTTCCTGATACCTTCATGTCCGTCGGGAGGGCCGTGAGGGAGGGCGACCTTGGATCCCCAGAAAccgagcttcttggcgaCCTCAGGACGGGGACCGGTAAGGTAGAGAGGAATATCTTTCTTGGTTCGACCACCGATCATTTTGTAGATAGGTTCACCGCGAATCTTGCCGAGGAGATCCCAAATGGCGAGATCGACAACGGAGATGGCAGCGAGAGGGAGACCTGAGGTTCTGATAAGTTTTTATGGTTCATCACAGATGAGAAATAAGGGAAGGCGGTCTCTCACCTTTTCGGCCGTAGAACATGGAAGCTCGGAACATCTGATCCCACATTTTGTTGGTGTCTCGAGGATCTTGCCCGACAATGAATCGTTTGAAGTGCTCTTCGATGAGCCAACAGGCGGGGGGGCCACCGAAACCAGTCGCATAACCGACAGTACCATCAGAGGCATGCACCTTCACTATAGAAAAAGGTACATGGTCAGCGTCGGATCATTGATGCGAATATGTGGTCGTGGAGGAACCTACCGAAAATACTACCGAGGACGCCAATACCCCAGGAAGTTCGGGAGACTTTGTACTCTTCGTATTTGTGCATAGGACATGAAATGTTCCCTTGGACGACTATGTAATGATTGTTAGAACACTTTGCTGAAGCgcgatgggaagaagacgtacTCCAATGATCACCGCCTTGGCTAAGACCAAGAGATCGAGAGATCAGCTTGCACTTCCCAGGCATATAATAAAATGGAGCTTACCGGTGATAGTCACCACCAGAACCATGGGCACTGGGAATGAAAGTCTCAAGTTTAACCTACGTGCACAAAGGATGATCAGTTCACGACTCCTTCAGTAAAACAGGCGAGAAAGTATCTTCGAGCGCCTAACTCAGCTGGACTTACGATAGTAGGCCACTGCTTAGGCATAGTGATTGGAGCTTTAGAAATGAGTTGTGTTGAGCAAATCGAGGTCCTTAACTGcaaagaggaagttgaCATGAGTATAAGACATGGCTGGGTATTTAAATGAGATTCAGTAAGTTTTGTACGACGAGAGAACAGATAATGATGGGCCGGGGCGGGTAACCGGTTAACCATTTcggtggaaagagagacCGATTGTTCCTGACCAATAGAGATATCGCGGCCACCCTCGGTATATTCTTTTTAGTTCCCCCTTATATGCTATATCCTATCCTGTATGCGGCTGTTATTGGTTTGAAACGTCAAGTTACGTACTTTGACTGAAAATCTAtcacttcttcccctaTACAAACCAACTCTCATCTGTCATATTGGATTAAACAGCCTTAGTGTCCCTTTCATTCGCCATGTCCTTCGGTTTACTCCAGGGTAAAGTCGTCGCCATCACAGGCTGCTCAACAGGTATCGGGCGAGCCATTGCCATTGGTAAGCCATTCCGTTTTACACATCTGGAAACCTACACGAGCTAACACAGATATCCAGGGGCTGCAAAAAACGGGGCCAATGTGGTCCTGCACCATCTTGGAGATTCGACCGCCAGCGATATCGCTCAAGtccaagaagaatgtgAACAAGCTGGTGCAAAGACTGTGGTGGTACCAGGTGACATTGCTGAAGCTAAAACTGCCAACGAAGTAACTTGAGaccaccttctttcatctcttcccaaaGTGATTGGCACAATCGCTGACGACCCTTAATTATTTCCCTAGATCGTCTCAGCAGCcgtctcctccttctcccgcaTCGACGTTCTGGTCTCTAATGCCGGTATCTGccccttccactcctttCTCGACCTCCCTCACCCTTTATGGAAACGCGTACAAGATGTCAACCTCAACGGTGCTTTCTATGTCGTTCAAGCGGTCGCTAATCAGATGGCAAAGCAAGAGCCCAAAGGGGGGAGTATCGTTGCGGTGAGCAGTATCTCGGCTTTGatgggaggtggagagcAGTGTCATTACACACCAACAAAAGCCGGGATCAAGAGTTTGATGGAGAGTTGTGCGATTGCGTTGGGGCCAATGGGAATTAGGTGTAACTCTGTTCTCCCTGGTTCGTCCTATTTTTTCGCTCTTGCCCATCATCCCTCTTTATTGCACCACCTACTTCTGTCCATTGTACCTTGCAGGTAAGAGGGTTGACTGACCCAAGTTATTCTGGAATAGGAACCATCGAAACGGATATCAACAAAGAAGACCTGTCCAACCCCGAAAAACGAGCAGACCAAATTCGACGCGTCCCCCTTGGCAGACTGGGAAAGCCTGAAGATCTAGTAGGACCTGCCCTATTCTTCGCGAGTGATTTGAGCAACTATTGCACGGGAGCGAGCATGCTGGTAGATGGTGGAATGGCAATTTCTCTTCAGTAAAAGTAGAGAAGAGGCTTTGGGCTGTTTGTAGCTAGTACTGTTATGTGGGTAAGTGTACTGTTATGTGCATAATTATGATAGGGTTGGTTATATGACTATGACATGTTTTTAGAGGTGCCACTGTCCTCGTAGAGGCCGGAAAACACCTTATGCTGCCTTACTTTCGTGTCCTTGGCCGTTTGTCTACAGTTATACATGGTGCATTATGTTTAGAAGTTGTGATTGGCAAGATAgagagtttgagaagattaAGCTTAGGGGGCCGATGCATTTTATATCCTCGAAGGACTACTCATATATCTTTTCTCAGCTTTATGAGCTTACTCATCTTTCCCACAATTTCTGTAAGGAAATAGGAGATCAGGCCCTGGCTattcatctcctcaagGCCCAACTTCCGTTTCGCTACCCAGGGTATTACTCCGTCCGGCTTTCGCTAGCTTCGACAACTttatctcttcctttgtcAAGTCCAACGTCATCCGAGTCGAGCGTCGGGTAATTACGCTGACTGACGTGATGCCCGTGACCAGTCAGTTATAGATAGGATCGGTAAACATTGTAACAGTTGGAGGTATATACATCTAATGCATCTGGGAATTGACCCTCAGGGCGGGATCTCCAAACAGTGTGAAGaggtttttttttatataCAATTCGAACATTCACTTGGCCCCTCTTCATTtccctcaaccttctttTCAACCAACACCCTTCCCCACCCAGTGTTGGGACCCCTTTCTATTGATGGGCCTTGACaggatgggagatggagaggcaAGCAGGGAAAATAAGGCTGAATATTCCATCAAAGCCAAAGGTCGCTGTTTCTCACTGTTATACACCGTGTATAGTATGTTCCTGCGACCTCCATCGGTCTTCGAGAGCTCTAATAGAACTATGCCATCCGTTCCGCTGTCTATGCGGATTCTACGTATATCATCACGGCAACGTCCTCAAAGAGTAGGCCGCCAAGCTGCATACGTAAGCTCTGATTTTCACGTCATCATCGACTCTTTTTTATATACGACGTTCGGGTTCCGCCCGCGGTCAGTCACACGGCGGCCGCCGAACTTTTCCTGACCGCCGGCTACTTCTACTAGTCATCATGCTACGCTAACGTCCTCCCACTTCGTCATAGACGGGAAGTGCAGCTCAACTTCATCTTGGCGGGCCCCggctgcttctttttggcCAAGTTGCCCTTCGGAGACATTATGGAAAACGCACATCATTTTATCATCTGGCTCTGACCGGCCCCACGAATTCTGGTGCACTACTTATAAGATCGATGGCTGCCTTTTACACCCTCAATTCTCTTCGCTCTCTAAACCAATCGATAATCAGGGACAAAGCCGTCCTTCATTATGGCGTTCGCAGGTGTGGGGGCTTTGGGCCCCTCTTATGACCGCACGGAGCACTCAGCTGGTGCCACTCTTAATCGCACGACCTCTCGTAGTCATTACTACGACGATCATCCCAATGACaaccttccctctcccaccgACGAATATCGTAATCGCGAACTCGGACAACTCGCTCGATCATGGACTCGACGGTCCCAGACGGGCGCTTTAGGTCGTGGACCTTCGCAAGCCCCTCAAGACGGGTCTATTGCGGAAGAAGTTACTGGTGACATTTTTGCTTACGAGAAAGAATCTGACCTTGACCCGTTCTCCAACAACTTCGATGCAAAGAAGTGGACGAAGTTGATGTTCCGGGCTCATGAGACAACTTTCCCCTCGAGGAAAGCGGGATTGTCTTTCAAGGACTTGGGTGTCTTTGGATATGGATCTGATGCCGGTATGGGACCGCTCCACAAAGCAATTGGAATTTCGCTGATGGACTATTACAGACTACCAAAAGACTGTCGGTAACTTACTTCTGGCTGGATTAGGAGCACTGAGAGACTTGATCGGCAACCGGAAGCGCAAAGTACAAATTTTAAATGGGATTGACGGTGTGCTCGAGGCAGGTGAAATGCTGGTGGTGTTGGGACCTCCTGGAAGGTATTTTTACGGACGATTTCAATCAGATTGTGGTCTAACTATTCTTGCAGTGGTTGTACAACTATGCTCAAGACGATTGCTGGAGAAATGAATGGTATTTACATCGATGAGTCTTCGAGGCTTAATTATCGAGGTGTGTCCTCTGGTTACGATTCATGCATAAAGCCAACCGATCACAGGTATCACTCCCAAGCAGATGTATGGTCAGTTTCGAGGCGAGGCTATCTACACCGCCGAAGTAGATGTGCACTTCCCCAACCTTACAGTAGGACAAACTTTATCGTATGCAACTCTTGGTTTATATCGAGTGTATACTAACTGTTGTAATAGTTTCGCTGCCGAAGCTAGGGCTCCCCGTCATATTCCCAACGGCATCTCTAAGAAGGACTACGCCAAGCATTTGCGAGATGTCGTCATGTCTGTCTTTGGCATCTCCCACACCCTCAACACTATCGTCGGTAATGACTTCGTTCGAGGAGTTAGTGGTGAGTAACTTCCTGTGTGACCCAAAGCAGAAGTTGACTTCGATTAGGTGGTGAACGAAAGCGAGTGACTATTGCCGAGGCTGCTCTTGCCGGTGCTCCTCTTCAGTGCTGGGATAACTCCACTCGAGGTCTTGACTCCGCCAACGCCATCGAGTTCTGTAAGAATCTTCGTCTCAACGCTGATTATATGGACGTTTCTTCCGTCGTCGCCATCTACCAAGCTCCTCAAAGCGCTTACGACCTCTTCGACAAAGTATCCGTCCTTTACGAAGGCGAGcaaatcttcttcggcaAGTGTATCGAGGCGAAGCAGTTCTTCATCGATATGGGATTTCAttgtccttctcaacaaacAGTCCCCGACTTCCTGACTTCCCTTACCAGCGCTTCCGAGCGAACTCCCCGAGAAGGTTTTGAAGGCAAGGTACCGACTACACCTCAAGAATTTGCTGCTGCATGGAAGAAAAGTGACATGTATACCCAGCTTCAGGGGCAGATTACTCAGTTTGAGCAAAAATATCCAATTCATGGCGAGAATTATGACAAGTTCTTGGAATCCAGAAGGGCACAACAATCAAAACATCTGTAAGCAACTCTTTTGACTTACCAGTAGCGGGCTGCTGAGACCATTTATAGCCGACCTAAGTCCCCCTATACCCTTTCCTACGGCGGCCAAGTCAAGCTCTGTCTTCGCCGAGGCTTCCAGCGTCTCAAGGCGGATCCAAGTTTGACTCTTACCCAACTATTCGGCAACTTCATAATGGCTTTAATTGTCGGCTCGGTTTTTTATAACATGCGTTAGTCTGTCTGATTAACAAATCTTTGTGTCGACATTGATGAATGCCTTCAGCGGTTAATACATCGAGTTTCTATTCTCGAGGCGCCCTGCTGTTTTTTGCCATCTTGATGAGTGCTTTCGGTTCTGCTCTTGAAGTGAGCCGCAAATGTCAGAGCTATGATTTTTTTGGGCTGACTTTCATTATAGATTCTTATTTTGTACGCCCAAAGAGGCATCGTGGAGAAGCATTCACGATACGCCTTCTACCATCCGTCTGCCGAAGCTATTGCGTCTGCCCTTTCTGATATCCCTTATAAAGTTCTTAACTGCATCTGCTTCAACTTGGCGTTGTACTTTATGACCAACCTGCGACGAGAGCCTGGTAAGTAATTTCCAACCAATATCTGAGTGAGAGCAACGCTGACGGTTTACGCAGGGCcatatttcttcttcatgctCATCAGTTTCTGCCTTACTATGGTTATGTCCATGTTCTTCCGATCTATCGCCAGCCTTAGTCGGTCCTTGACCCAAGCTCTTGCGCCCGCAGCTATCATGATCCTTGCCCTGGTCATCTACACTGGTTTTGCGATCAATGTCCAAAACATGCGCGGCTGGGCTCGATGGATCAATTATCTTGACCCTATTGCCTACGGTTTTGAAAGCTTGATGATCAACGAGTTTCATGGTCGAGAGTATGCTTGTTCCATGTTTGTGCCTGCGGGCCCTGGCTATGAGGGAGCTACAGGTGAAGAGCACGTCTGCTCTACTGTTGGTGCAGTTGCTGGATCATCTGTGGTTAATGGTGACGCTTACATCAATGGATCATATGAGTATTACCACGCTCATAAATGGAGGAACTTCGGCATCCTTATAggtttcttcctttttctgacAGCTGTCTATCTTCTTGCCACTGGTGAGTTCTCTGCGCCTTCATACACtctttgttcttcttcgtctaACCTCCATTGCAGAGCTGATTACCGCCAAGAAGTCAAAGGGTGAAatcctcgtcttccctCGTGGCAAAATCCCTCGCACTCTTCTCGCCCAGTCGACCGCCTCACATAATTCTAATGACCCTGAAGCTGGCAAGTTCTCTGGAGGAGATAATGTACAGAAGAAAGTTACAGGGGCAGACCGAGCAGATGCTGGTATCATCCAGAAGCAGACGGCTATATTCTCTTGGAAGGATGTCGTTTATGATATCAAAATtaagaaggagcagagaAGGATTCTGGATCATGTTGATGGATGGGTAAAACCTGGAACTCTGACCGCACTCATGGTATGTATTTTTAATTGTAGCATCTAGCCTCGTAGTAGCTAAAGACTGTATAGGGTGTATCCGGTGCCGGTAAAACCACTCTTCTTGACGTCTTAGCCACCCGTGTTACAATGGGTGTAGTTACTGGTGAGATGCTCGTCGACGGTCAGCAACGAGACATCTCTTTCCAGCGAAAGACTGGCTATGTCCAACAACAAGACCTTCACCTCGAGACTAGTACTGTTCGAGAAGCCCTTCGTTTCAGCGCTCTCCTTCGACAGCCTGATCATGTTAGCAAGGACGAGAAGTTTGACTATGTGGAAGAAGTTCTGAAACttttggagatggatgagtaCGCCGACGCTGTCGTTGGAGTACCCGGTACTGGTGGGTTGCTGTTTGTCTTCTGTCATCTGGCATGTTCTGACCCATTTACAGGTCTTAATGTCGAACAACGGAAACGCCTTACGATCGGTGTCGAGCTCGTCGCTAAGCCtgccctccttcttttccttgacgAACCCACCTCAGGTCTCGATTCTCAAACCTCTTGGaatattcttctcctcctccgcaaGCTCACCGAGCACGGTCAAGCTATCCTCTGTACCATCCACCAACCTTCCGCCATGTTGTTTGAGCAATTCGAccgccttcttttcctcgccaAGGGTGGTAAGACCGTCTACTTTGGCGAAGTAGGCAAAGAGTCAAGGACGCTGGTCAATTACTTTGAAAGGAATGGAGCTGAGAGGTGTCCCCCTGGAGAGAACCCTGCGGAATGGATGTTGTCAGCTATCGGCGCTTCGCCCGGCTCTCAGTCTACCGTCGACTGGCATCAGACGTGGCTAAATAGTCgtgagcgagaagaggttcGAAGCGAGCTTGCTCATATTAAAGAGACCAACgggggaaaggggaaaacTGCTGAGCAGGATAAGGGCCTGGAGAAGAGTAAGGCTGAGATCAAAGCAGAATATGCAGAGTTTGCGGCGCCATTGTGGAAGCAATTTGTCATTGTCGTTTGGCGAGTGTGGCAACAACATTGGAGAACACCCAGTTATATCTGGGCTAAGATTGCGCTTTGTGTTGGTTCTGTACGTTCCCTTTCTACCTTCGAAATGGAAACAACTCGCTAATACGTCGTGCTAGGGTCTTTTCATTGGCTTTAGTTTCTTCAAGAGTGGAACCTCGCAACAAGGTCTGCAAAACCAGCTCTTTTCGGTCTTCATGGTGCATTATCCTAGTCTCTGTTATGTTAATGGGTTGCGCTAACTCTCAATATTTAGCTCTTTACTATTTTCGGTCAACTTGTCCAGCAGATTCT
This DNA window, taken from Cryptococcus deuterogattii R265 chromosome 3, complete sequence, encodes the following:
- a CDS encoding ATP-binding cassette subfamily G (WHITE) member 2 PDR produces the protein MAFAGVGALGPSYDRTEHSAGATLNRTTSRSHYYDDHPNDNLPSPTDEYRNRELGQLARSWTRRSQTGALGRGPSQAPQDGSIAEEVTGDIFAYEKESDLDPFSNNFDAKKWTKLMFRAHETTFPSRKAGLSFKDLGVFGYGSDADYQKTVGNLLLAGLGALRDLIGNRKRKVQILNGIDGVLEAGEMLVVLGPPGSGCTTMLKTIAGEMNGIYIDESSRLNYRGITPKQMYGQFRGEAIYTAEVDVHFPNLTVGQTLSFAAEARAPRHIPNGISKKDYAKHLRDVVMSVFGISHTLNTIVGNDFVRGVSGGERKRVTIAEAALAGAPLQCWDNSTRGLDSANAIEFCKNLRLNADYMDVSSVVAIYQAPQSAYDLFDKVSVLYEGEQIFFGKCIEAKQFFIDMGFHCPSQQTVPDFLTSLTSASERTPREGFEGKVPTTPQEFAAAWKKSDMYTQLQGQITQFEQKYPIHGENYDKFLESRRAQQSKHLRPKSPYTLSYGGQVKLCLRRGFQRLKADPSLTLTQLFGNFIMALIVGSVFYNMPVNTSSFYSRGALLFFAILMSAFGSALEILILYAQRGIVEKHSRYAFYHPSAEAIASALSDIPYKVLNCICFNLALYFMTNLRREPGPYFFFMLISFCLTMVMSMFFRSIASLSRSLTQALAPAAIMILALVIYTGFAINVQNMRGWARWINYLDPIAYGFESLMINEFHGREYACSMFVPAGPGYEGATGEEHVCSTVGAVAGSSVVNGDAYINGSYEYYHAHKWRNFGILIGFFLFLTAVYLLATELITAKKSKGEILVFPRGKIPRTLLAQSTASHNSNDPEAGKFSGGDNVQKKVTGADRADAGIIQKQTAIFSWKDVVYDIKIKKEQRRILDHVDGWVKPGTLTALMGVSGAGKTTLLDVLATRVTMGVVTGEMLVDGQQRDISFQRKTGYVQQQDLHLETSTVREALRFSALLRQPDHVSKDEKFDYVEEVLKLLEMDEYADAVVGVPGTGLNVEQRKRLTIGVELVAKPALLLFLDEPTSGLDSQTSWNILLLLRKLTEHGQAILCTIHQPSAMLFEQFDRLLFLAKGGKTVYFGEVGKESRTLVNYFERNGAERCPPGENPAEWMLSAIGASPGSQSTVDWHQTWLNSREREEVRSELAHIKETNGGKGKTAEQDKGLEKSKAEIKAEYAEFAAPLWKQFVIVVWRVWQQHWRTPSYIWAKIALCVGSGLFIGFSFFKSGTSQQGLQNQLFSVFMLFTIFGQLVQQILPNFVTQRSLYEVRERPSKTYSWKVFIMSNVIAEIPWSILMGVVIYFTWYYPIGYYRNAIPTDAVHLRGALMFLYIEMFMLFTSTFAIMIVAGIDTAETAGNIANLLFLMCLIFCGVLATKESFPHFWIFMYRVSPFTYLVEGMLSVAVANTNIVCADNELLSFNPPSGQTCGQYMSDFIAAAGGYLINENATTGCSFCSMSDTNAFLAQFSIYYSHKWRDFGLLWAFVIFNAVAAVAIYYIARVPKNTGKEQASEPEQREKSTVPGTTDKRSRRSESS